The Flavobacterium sp. 140616W15 sequence ACCACATCAAATACTGAAAATTCTTCTGCACTATTAAGAAAATCTAAATCATATGGTTGGTTATTTTGTATTAAATTAATTGTGTTTATTAAATCAATAATGACAATTTTAGGCAATACTTGAATAAAGTTTAATTTTTTGTATTCACCAAGTGCATTGCTTGAATCTAAAATATATCCGATTTCATTAAAGGGGCCTATTTTTTTATAAAATTTTAAATTTAATTCATCTTGTTTTTTCATGCTCTTTGTATTTTAAGGGGCATATTGTTTAACAATTGTCATCAAAGATAAATGATCTGTTTGTAATCTTTCTGTAACAGGATCTAATTGATGACTTCTGTGTATAAATTCAATTTTTGTACCATCAGAAAATATGGAACGATATGTTGTTGTTGTACTAACATCATAATTTGTTCCCATAAAAGTAAGGATTATTTTTAAATAGTATAAGAACACCTTTAAATTAACTTTGGTTTTCAGGATGTATATTTTTTGGCTAATAATTATGGCTTATTTGTAGTTTAAACCATTTAGTGAAAGCCTAGGAACTTGTATAAACAAGTTCTTTTATTGTGGCTTAAATTGTGGGTTGGAAAGATTATTTAATAGACATTGTTTAATAATCTTTGTAGATACGGAAAAGGATTTTCTGTGTTATTGTTGTGTTGGGATACATGATAGGTTAGAATTTTATTCTTTTGTAATTCTGTCGAGTTCTTTTAAAAGAGTAGGAATTCTAAATGCACCATGCATGTTTTTTATAAAGGAAGCCGCAATATCTAAATTAATGCCTATTGATGAAACATAAAGAGGTTTTTTACTTTCACCTCTGAACACTTCTTTTACGGTATTTTTATTTCTAAAAAATGAAGATTTTGCAACACCGATAACAGAGATTTCTTTACTTAAGCTTTCCCAAGTATAACCACCCAATCCGAACTCCCTATTATTGTCAACATATACATGTCCATCAATTATAATGGTTTTGATTTCATCTAAATTAACCTTTTTAAGAATGCTCTCAATACAAGGTAATTCTCTTTTGTAAAATTCACCTGAAATATATTCCTCTATGCTAGCAATTTGCTCGACAATTATGTTTTGAGGAGTTTCATCTTGCCAATTAAACAAAATAGCTAC is a genomic window containing:
- a CDS encoding endonuclease V, which produces MILAIDVHYKENIAKIVAILFNWQDETPQNIIVEQIASIEEYISGEFYKRELPCIESILKKVNLDEIKTIIIDGHVYVDNNREFGLGGYTWESLSKEISVIGVAKSSFFRNKNTVKEVFRGESKKPLYVSSIGINLDIAASFIKNMHGAFRIPTLLKELDRITKE